A single genomic interval of Terriglobus albidus harbors:
- the aroF gene encoding 3-deoxy-7-phosphoheptulonate synthase, whose translation MIVAMQDAAAEEHIQSVIERMVELGFAVHRTTGAAQTILAGVGTPQAFDVAEFTVLPGVQDAYRISSPYKLAGRNFRPEGTKIKFANGVVVGGEEVVLMAGPCSVESKEQINLSAKQVAESGCKFLRGGAFKPRSSPYSFQGMGIEGLKIMREAADKNGLLVITEVMEISQIEPMLPYIDVFQIGARNMQNFNLLRELGHVRKACLLKRGIAATIEEVLLSAEYILSGGNYDLMLCERGIRTFETYTRNTMDVSAIPVLKKLTHLPVFGDPSHGVGKRDLVPALALASVAAGADGLLMEMHPNPDKAMSDGAQSLFPEQLNKLNAQLKQLAPIVGRTL comes from the coding sequence ATGATCGTCGCAATGCAGGATGCAGCAGCCGAAGAACATATTCAGTCAGTCATCGAACGCATGGTGGAGCTCGGTTTCGCCGTCCACCGCACCACCGGGGCGGCGCAGACCATTCTCGCCGGTGTAGGCACTCCCCAGGCCTTCGATGTGGCTGAGTTCACTGTATTGCCGGGCGTTCAGGACGCCTACCGTATCTCTTCGCCGTACAAGCTTGCCGGTCGCAACTTCCGCCCTGAGGGAACGAAGATCAAGTTCGCCAACGGCGTAGTTGTCGGCGGAGAAGAGGTGGTCCTGATGGCGGGCCCTTGCTCCGTGGAATCGAAGGAGCAGATCAACCTGTCGGCGAAGCAGGTGGCGGAGTCCGGCTGCAAGTTCCTGCGTGGCGGCGCCTTCAAGCCACGCAGCTCCCCGTACAGCTTCCAGGGTATGGGCATCGAAGGGTTGAAGATCATGCGCGAGGCTGCGGACAAGAATGGCCTCCTGGTGATCACCGAGGTGATGGAGATCTCTCAAATCGAGCCGATGCTGCCGTACATCGACGTCTTCCAGATCGGCGCACGCAATATGCAGAACTTCAACCTGCTGCGCGAGCTTGGCCATGTACGTAAGGCATGCCTGCTGAAGCGCGGTATCGCCGCCACCATCGAAGAGGTGTTGCTCTCTGCCGAGTACATCCTTTCGGGCGGCAACTACGACCTGATGCTGTGCGAGCGCGGTATCCGCACCTTCGAGACCTACACTCGCAACACCATGGACGTCTCGGCGATTCCGGTGCTGAAGAAGCTGACCCACCTGCCTGTCTTCGGTGATCCGTCGCATGGTGTCGGCAAGCGCGACCTGGTGCCGGCCCTGGCGCTGGCGTCGGTGGCTGCCGGAGCCGACGGTCTGCTGATGGAGATGCACCCGAATCCGGACAAGGCGATGAGTGACGGTGCGCAGTCTCTGTTCCCGGAGCAGCTTAACAAGTTGAACGCCCAGCTCAAGCAGCTTGCACCCATCGTTGGCCGCACACTGTAG
- the pheA gene encoding chorismate mutase, whose translation MEIADWRKRIDELDEQIVRLISQRAEAAEAIGRLKAQQAMPVYEPGREQQVFDHVKGCNPGPLPDTEIQKIYERIVDVMRALQKKDN comes from the coding sequence ATGGAAATAGCAGACTGGCGCAAGCGCATTGACGAGCTCGACGAGCAGATTGTCCGCCTTATCAGCCAGAGGGCGGAAGCAGCAGAGGCCATCGGGCGGTTGAAGGCGCAGCAGGCCATGCCCGTGTACGAACCGGGCCGCGAACAGCAGGTCTTTGATCACGTGAAGGGTTGTAATCCCGGTCCGTTGCCGGATACGGAGATTCAGAAGATTTACGAGCGCATCGTGGACGTGATGCGAGCGCTCCAGAAGAAAGACAACTAG
- the trpA gene encoding tryptophan synthase subunit alpha, whose translation MPIQFSKKPGLVIYLTAGDPDLATTRQIAIAAIDAGADVLELGVPFSDPLADGPVIQRAMERAVGRGVRLTDVLTLCKEIRTERPQAGLILFSYLNPVLRMGLESFCAEAKAAGADGVLLTDMIVEEAADYMAAMKKHGLAPVFLAAPTSPDDRLKAIAEHTEGFLYAISRTGITGVSSTLSDDASKLVQRIRQFTDKPIALGFGVSNAEHVRAVGEYADAAVIGSAIVAIIEKSTPQEAPTAVAEFVRGLRG comes from the coding sequence ATGCCGATTCAATTTTCGAAGAAACCAGGCCTGGTGATCTACCTCACTGCAGGTGACCCCGATCTGGCGACGACCAGGCAGATCGCCATCGCGGCGATCGATGCCGGCGCAGATGTACTGGAGCTCGGCGTGCCCTTCAGTGATCCGCTGGCCGATGGTCCTGTGATTCAGCGCGCGATGGAGCGTGCGGTAGGGCGCGGTGTTCGCCTGACGGACGTGCTCACTCTCTGCAAGGAGATTCGTACCGAGCGTCCTCAGGCTGGACTGATCCTGTTCAGCTATCTGAATCCCGTCCTCCGTATGGGGCTGGAGTCATTCTGTGCCGAGGCGAAAGCAGCGGGCGCGGATGGCGTGCTTCTGACCGACATGATTGTCGAAGAAGCTGCCGACTATATGGCAGCGATGAAGAAGCATGGCCTGGCGCCGGTCTTTCTGGCTGCTCCCACCTCGCCGGATGACCGTTTGAAGGCTATCGCGGAGCACACCGAGGGCTTCCTCTATGCCATCTCGCGTACGGGAATTACCGGCGTCTCGTCCACGCTTTCGGATGATGCCTCGAAGCTGGTGCAACGGATTCGTCAGTTCACAGACAAACCGATTGCACTGGGTTTTGGCGTCTCGAACGCGGAGCATGTGCGGGCGGTAGGCGAGTACGCCGATGCGGCGGTCATCGGGTCGGCGATTGTAGCCATCATCGAGAAGTCCACGCCGCAGGAGGCGCCGACGGCTGTGGCCGAGTTTGTTCGGGGACTGCGCGGGTAA
- the trpB gene encoding tryptophan synthase subunit beta, which translates to MEHSIIDPVRTLGNGRFGAYGGRYVPETLMAALQELERAYAAVREDQAFQGELAALLKDYVGRPTPLYFAKRLSESLGGAKIYLKREDLLHTGAHKINNALGQALLARRMGKQRIIAETGAGQHGVATATVCALFGMECVIYMGEEDMRRQELNVYRMRLLGAEVRGVGSGSATLKDAINEAMRDWVTNVRTTFYILGSALGAHPYPTMVRDFHRVISREAKQQILEHEGKLPNAVIACVGGGSNAIGAFYEFIPEPNVRLIGVEAGGRGTALGEHAARFSGGLPGVLQGTYSYVLQNDAGQVATTHSVSAGLDYASVGPEHAMLHDQGRATYTSATDAEALDAVKVLSRTEGILPALESAHAIAEAIKQAPKLAKTDVILVNVSGRGDKDMGILAREMELKGAGA; encoded by the coding sequence ATGGAACACAGCATCATCGACCCCGTCCGTACCCTCGGCAATGGCCGCTTCGGCGCTTATGGCGGCCGTTACGTGCCAGAGACGCTGATGGCCGCCCTGCAGGAGCTGGAACGCGCCTACGCCGCTGTCCGCGAAGACCAGGCCTTTCAAGGCGAGCTCGCGGCGCTGCTGAAGGACTATGTCGGCCGCCCGACACCGCTCTACTTCGCGAAACGCCTGTCGGAGAGCCTGGGTGGAGCAAAGATCTACCTCAAGCGCGAAGACCTGCTGCACACCGGCGCGCACAAGATCAACAACGCTCTCGGTCAGGCACTGCTGGCCAGGCGTATGGGCAAGCAGCGCATCATCGCCGAGACCGGCGCCGGACAGCATGGCGTGGCGACGGCGACGGTCTGTGCCCTCTTCGGCATGGAGTGCGTGATCTACATGGGCGAAGAAGATATGCGCCGCCAGGAGCTGAACGTCTACCGTATGCGCCTTCTTGGTGCGGAGGTGCGCGGTGTCGGCTCCGGCTCGGCGACGCTAAAGGATGCCATCAATGAGGCGATGCGCGATTGGGTCACGAATGTGCGCACGACCTTCTACATCCTCGGCTCGGCGCTGGGAGCGCATCCCTATCCGACGATGGTGCGCGACTTCCACCGCGTGATCTCGCGCGAAGCGAAGCAGCAGATCCTGGAGCACGAGGGCAAGCTGCCCAATGCGGTGATCGCCTGCGTCGGCGGCGGCTCGAATGCTATCGGAGCCTTCTATGAGTTCATTCCCGAACCGAATGTAAGGCTGATCGGTGTCGAAGCCGGTGGACGCGGCACGGCTCTGGGTGAGCATGCGGCGCGCTTCTCCGGCGGTCTGCCGGGTGTACTGCAGGGGACCTACAGCTATGTTCTTCAGAATGATGCGGGACAGGTCGCTACGACGCACTCGGTCTCGGCGGGTCTGGACTATGCGTCGGTAGGGCCGGAGCATGCGATGCTGCACGACCAGGGCCGCGCCACCTATACCTCGGCTACGGATGCCGAGGCTCTGGATGCGGTGAAGGTGCTGTCGCGGACCGAGGGGATTTTGCCGGCGTTGGAGTCGGCGCATGCCATAGCGGAGGCGATCAAGCAGGCACCGAAGCTGGCGAAGACGGATGTGATCCTCGTCAATGTGAGCGGCCGCGGTGACAAGGACATGGGCATCCTGGCCCGCGAGATGGAGCTGAAGGGAGCCGGAGCATAA
- a CDS encoding DHA2 family efflux MFS transporter permease subunit codes for MSYDHNWKPRHNPWAIALTVTLATFMEVLDTSIANVALPHIAGSLGASQEEATWVLTSYLVASAIILPISGWLSNRFGRKRFYMTCVILFTACSFLCGIAPSMPILILARVLQGLGGGGLAPSEQAILADTFPVEKRGQAFAVYGMAVVVAPAIGPTLGGWITDNYNWHWIFFINIPVGLLSLWLSNQMVEDPPYLKARAEEAHRQPVDFMGLGLVAVGVGLLEFTLDKGQEKDWFSDPMIRAAGITAAALLLFFAWWEWRHPDPIVDLKLLKNRNFGTAVFLQLVLGMVLFGSTVLIPQYLQVLLGYTAERAGMVLSPAGFVMMIGMAVAGRSLGKIDPRALVIMGYVATAAGIYNLTRLDLNAAYGTVTLWRMLQVIGLPFIFIPISTLNYVGVPPAKMNQISSLSNFARNLGGSAGTALLTTFLARTAQTHQVQLAMNTVPGSPAYENYISRVAAILRDHGTSSAQATQMAMGRAYQEMLRQAQMLSYKNAFYVLAVVILMLSPLPLMMRLPPKKQKPSPEAMGH; via the coding sequence ATGTCGTACGACCACAACTGGAAGCCCCGGCACAATCCGTGGGCTATTGCTCTTACGGTCACGCTGGCCACCTTCATGGAGGTGCTCGATACCTCCATTGCAAACGTCGCTCTGCCACATATCGCCGGTTCACTCGGCGCCAGCCAGGAAGAGGCGACATGGGTGCTGACCAGCTACCTGGTCGCTTCGGCCATCATCCTGCCTATCTCGGGCTGGCTCTCCAACCGCTTCGGACGCAAGCGTTTCTACATGACCTGCGTGATTCTGTTCACGGCATGCTCATTCCTTTGCGGTATCGCGCCGTCAATGCCGATCCTGATTCTGGCGCGCGTGCTGCAGGGGCTTGGCGGCGGTGGCCTGGCGCCATCGGAGCAGGCGATTCTGGCCGATACTTTTCCGGTAGAGAAACGCGGGCAGGCCTTCGCGGTGTATGGCATGGCCGTGGTGGTCGCTCCGGCAATCGGTCCCACGCTCGGCGGATGGATTACCGACAACTACAACTGGCACTGGATCTTCTTCATCAACATTCCGGTCGGTCTACTCTCGCTCTGGCTTTCAAACCAGATGGTGGAAGACCCACCGTATCTGAAGGCGCGCGCGGAAGAGGCACATCGCCAACCGGTGGACTTCATGGGGCTCGGACTGGTGGCAGTGGGCGTTGGCTTGCTGGAGTTCACGCTCGATAAGGGGCAGGAGAAGGACTGGTTCTCCGACCCCATGATCCGTGCCGCGGGAATCACTGCGGCCGCGTTGCTGCTGTTCTTTGCCTGGTGGGAGTGGCGGCACCCTGACCCGATTGTCGATCTGAAGCTCTTGAAGAACCGCAACTTCGGTACCGCCGTCTTTCTGCAGCTTGTGCTGGGTATGGTGCTCTTCGGATCGACTGTGCTGATTCCGCAATACCTGCAGGTGCTATTGGGCTACACGGCAGAGCGTGCCGGCATGGTGCTGTCACCCGCGGGCTTCGTCATGATGATCGGCATGGCAGTTGCGGGCAGATCGCTCGGCAAGATCGATCCACGTGCGCTCGTCATTATGGGCTATGTGGCGACAGCTGCGGGGATTTACAACCTCACCCGTCTGGACCTGAATGCGGCATACGGAACCGTGACGTTGTGGCGCATGTTGCAGGTGATCGGTCTGCCATTCATATTCATTCCCATTTCCACGCTGAACTATGTGGGCGTGCCGCCGGCGAAGATGAACCAGATCTCGTCGCTCTCGAACTTCGCCCGCAACCTGGGTGGAAGTGCGGGTACAGCGCTGCTGACGACGTTCCTGGCACGCACCGCGCAGACGCATCAGGTGCAGCTTGCCATGAATACCGTGCCTGGTTCCCCGGCCTATGAGAACTACATCAGCAGGGTCGCCGCCATCCTCCGGGATCACGGAACGAGCTCAGCGCAGGCGACGCAGATGGCGATGGGGCGTGCGTACCAGGAGATGCTGCGTCAGGCGCAGATGCTGAGCTACAAGAACGCCTTCTACGTACTGGCGGTGGTGATTCTGATGCTGTCGCCGTTGCCGCTGATGATGCGGCTGCCACCGAAGAAGCAGAAGCCTTCGCCAGAGGCGATGGGACACTAG
- a CDS encoding MarR family winged helix-turn-helix transcriptional regulator, with translation MIENDRNAEKTSRKQSEARRTLKLLKRLTLGFRARLDEDLRPLGITLAQLRVLHAIKSEATASGAQVARECSITPQTAHGLILRAEKNGWIVRQQDATNERRRIASLTATGEKLLQDTDVVVQKIEMDLWEGVKRSDLKAMNDLLEMAADRL, from the coding sequence ATGATTGAAAACGACAGGAACGCGGAAAAAACCTCCCGGAAACAATCGGAGGCTCGCCGGACCCTCAAGCTGCTGAAGCGGCTGACACTTGGTTTCCGCGCGCGGCTGGACGAAGATCTGCGGCCGTTGGGCATCACGCTGGCACAGCTCCGCGTGCTGCACGCTATCAAATCAGAAGCCACAGCCAGCGGCGCCCAGGTGGCGCGGGAATGCAGCATCACTCCCCAAACCGCACATGGCCTGATTCTGCGCGCAGAGAAGAACGGCTGGATCGTCCGTCAGCAGGACGCAACCAATGAACGCCGGCGCATCGCCAGCCTCACGGCAACCGGCGAAAAGCTGCTCCAGGATACCGACGTGGTTGTACAGAAGATCGAGATGGACCTGTGGGAGGGCGTAAAACGCTCAGACCTGAAAGCCATGAACGACCTGCTGGAGATGGCCGCAGACCGGCTGTAG
- a CDS encoding threonine ammonia-lyase, translating into MATETATPSVSLADVQAARERMRGSVYESPCSRSERLSKTTGLEIYLKLENLQMTGSFKERGALNKIATLTAEQASRGVIAASAGNHAQGVAYHATKRGIPATIVMPVQTPLVKVTATRNFGAEVVLHGANYDEAYAEARRLCDLKGMTFVHPFDDPVVIAGQGVIGLEILEQVPGLEAVVIPIGGGGLTGGIAVALKETNPKIQVVGVQTARLASMKAAVEAGHHVTLDAATTIADGIAVRRAGDVTLPIAEHYVDRIVTVEEDEIASAILVLLEREKTLAEGAGATALAAVMQHKTGLPPGTRTAVLVSGGNIDVTLLSRIIERGLVKDGRLIRLRIHLLDKPGALAELTELIATHRINIVDTLYNRAYYDVNLGDTAIDITMEARGPEHVAELLAALTERGFRHQRVQ; encoded by the coding sequence ATGGCGACCGAGACAGCGACCCCGAGCGTTTCCCTTGCGGATGTGCAAGCCGCCCGCGAACGGATGCGCGGCAGTGTCTACGAATCTCCCTGCTCCCGTTCGGAGAGGCTGTCCAAGACCACCGGACTTGAGATCTATCTCAAGCTCGAAAACCTGCAGATGACCGGCAGCTTCAAAGAGCGCGGTGCCCTGAACAAGATCGCCACCCTCACCGCGGAGCAGGCCAGCCGCGGCGTGATCGCCGCAAGCGCAGGCAATCACGCCCAGGGCGTCGCCTATCACGCCACCAAGCGCGGCATTCCCGCCACCATCGTCATGCCGGTGCAGACGCCGCTGGTCAAAGTCACCGCCACTCGCAACTTCGGCGCCGAGGTGGTCCTGCACGGAGCCAACTATGACGAGGCCTACGCCGAAGCCCGGCGGCTCTGTGATCTGAAGGGCATGACCTTCGTACATCCCTTTGACGATCCCGTCGTCATCGCCGGCCAGGGCGTCATCGGCCTGGAGATTCTGGAGCAGGTCCCTGGCCTGGAAGCAGTCGTCATCCCGATCGGCGGTGGCGGACTAACCGGCGGCATCGCCGTTGCGCTGAAAGAGACCAACCCGAAGATTCAGGTCGTCGGCGTGCAGACAGCCCGTCTGGCCAGCATGAAGGCCGCTGTAGAAGCAGGCCATCACGTCACCCTCGACGCCGCCACCACCATCGCCGACGGCATCGCCGTACGGCGCGCCGGTGACGTCACCCTTCCGATCGCGGAGCACTACGTCGACCGCATCGTGACCGTTGAAGAAGATGAGATCGCGTCCGCCATCCTTGTCCTGCTCGAACGGGAAAAGACACTCGCCGAAGGCGCGGGCGCGACTGCCCTGGCCGCCGTCATGCAGCATAAGACCGGTCTGCCGCCCGGCACCCGGACAGCGGTCCTGGTCAGCGGCGGCAATATCGACGTCACCCTGCTCTCGCGCATCATCGAACGCGGTCTGGTCAAAGACGGCCGTCTGATCCGCCTGCGTATCCATCTACTGGACAAGCCGGGCGCGCTCGCCGAGCTCACCGAGCTGATCGCCACCCACCGCATCAACATCGTGGATACCCTCTACAACCGGGCCTACTACGATGTGAACCTCGGCGACACCGCCATCGATATCACTATGGAAGCCCGTGGCCCGGAGCATGTGGCGGAACTGCTGGCAGCCTTGACGGAGCGGGGCTTCCGCCACCAGCGCGTCCAGTAA
- a CDS encoding YceI family protein — MKVTRTFVASLLGGLLLVGSQAFAQTSTWKIDPNHSEAGFQVKHLSVSNVRGSLGAVNGTVNWDEKDPTKSTVAAVVETKGLDTRVQKRNDHLKSADFFDVEKYPTLTFKSTEVKRSGDSYLVTGDLTLNGVTKPVTLTVDGPTPPQKNQQGKLVTGFSATGSIKRSDFNFGGKFPDAVVSDLVKITIDVEADKE, encoded by the coding sequence ATGAAAGTGACTCGTACGTTCGTTGCATCCCTTCTTGGAGGCCTGCTTCTGGTTGGATCGCAGGCATTTGCTCAGACTTCGACATGGAAGATCGACCCGAACCACTCGGAGGCAGGCTTCCAGGTCAAGCACCTCTCCGTGTCCAACGTGCGTGGCTCGCTCGGCGCTGTGAACGGTACGGTGAACTGGGATGAGAAAGACCCCACCAAGTCGACCGTCGCCGCAGTGGTTGAGACCAAGGGTCTGGATACACGTGTTCAGAAGCGCAACGATCACCTGAAGTCAGCCGACTTCTTCGACGTCGAAAAGTACCCCACGCTGACCTTCAAGTCGACAGAGGTGAAGCGCTCCGGCGACAGCTATCTGGTGACCGGTGACCTTACGCTGAACGGTGTAACCAAGCCGGTGACGCTGACGGTCGATGGACCGACGCCTCCCCAGAAGAATCAGCAGGGCAAGCTGGTGACCGGCTTCTCGGCGACCGGCAGCATCAAGCGCTCTGACTTCAACTTCGGTGGCAAGTTCCCGGATGCCGTGGTCAGCGATCTGGTGAAGATCACCATCGATGTTGAGGCCGACAAAGAGTAA
- a CDS encoding pirin family protein, with product MITVRKSKERGHANHGWLDTYHTFSFANYYDTRHMGFGPLRVINEDVVAPGRGFGSHPHRDMEILTYVISGKLAHKDSMGHTEELGPNEIQRMSAGSGVVHSEFNGSNAEPVHLFQVWIEPRTRGEKPSYEQLAFDPAEKKNRFRVLASSTPVAGAAMINQDAAVAVAELEPGKELDYPLAEGRSAWVHVVKGDVQVNGTSLQAGDAAALRQETKIHLQSGSTGSSEVLVFELVA from the coding sequence ATGGCTGGCTGGATACGTACCACACGTTTTCGTTCGCCAACTACTATGACACCCGCCACATGGGCTTCGGTCCGCTGCGGGTGATCAATGAGGATGTGGTCGCTCCCGGCCGTGGCTTCGGCTCGCACCCGCACCGCGATATGGAGATTCTGACCTACGTCATCTCCGGCAAGCTGGCGCACAAGGACAGCATGGGCCATACAGAAGAGCTGGGGCCGAATGAGATCCAGCGTATGTCTGCAGGGTCGGGTGTCGTACACAGCGAGTTCAATGGATCGAACGCAGAACCGGTGCACCTGTTCCAGGTCTGGATTGAGCCGCGTACCCGCGGCGAGAAGCCCAGCTATGAGCAACTGGCCTTCGATCCGGCGGAGAAAAAGAACCGTTTCCGCGTACTTGCCTCTTCGACGCCGGTGGCCGGCGCAGCGATGATCAACCAGGACGCCGCGGTAGCCGTAGCGGAGCTGGAGCCGGGTAAGGAACTTGATTATCCGCTTGCAGAAGGACGCTCGGCGTGGGTACATGTGGTGAAGGGTGACGTTCAGGTTAACGGAACGTCCCTTCAAGCAGGCGATGCCGCTGCTCTGCGGCAGGAAACAAAGATTCATTTGCAGTCGGGAAGCACAGGCAGCAGCGAGGTGCTGGTTTTTGAACTCGTAGCCTGA